The Pongo abelii isolate AG06213 chromosome 23, NHGRI_mPonAbe1-v2.0_pri, whole genome shotgun sequence genome includes a window with the following:
- the LOC100436237 gene encoding ret finger protein-like 3, whose protein sequence is MKRLSLVTTNRLSPHGNFLPLCTFPLAVDMAALFQEASSCPVCSDYLEKPMSLECGCAVCLKCINSLQKEPHGEDLLCCCCSTVSQRNNLRPNRKLERLVSHIKELEPKLKKILQMNPRMRKFQVDMTLDADTANDFLLISDDLRSVRSGRIRQNRQDLAERFDVSICVLGSPRFTCGRHYWEVDVGTSTEWDLGVCRESVRRKGRIQLTTERGFWTVSLRDGSRLSANTEPLTFLFVDRKLQRVGIFLDTGMQNVSFFDAEGGSHVYTFRSVSAEEPLRPFLAPSIPPNGDQGVLSICPVMNSGTTDAPVHPGEAKQTPTAKKQKTG, encoded by the exons ATGAAAAGGTTGTCACTTGTCACAACTAACAGGCTTTCACCTCACGGAAATTTTCTTCCCTTGTGTACTTTTCCCCTGGCAGTGGACATGGCTGCACTCTTCCAAGAAGCAAGCAGCTGTCCCGTCTGCTCAGACTATCTAGAGAAACCAATGTCCCTGGAGTGTGGATGCGCCGTCTGCCTCAAATGCATCAATTCACTGCAGAAGGAGCCCCATGGGGAGGATCTACTTTGCTGTTGCTGTTCCACGGTCTCTCAGAGGAACAACCTCAGGCCCAATCGAAAGCTAGAGAGGCTGGTTTCCCACATCAAGGAACTGGAGCCCAAGCTGAAGAAGATTCTGCAGATGAACCCAAGGATGCGGAAGTTCCAAG tGGATATGACCTTGGATGCCGACACAGCCAACGACTTCCTCCTCATTTCTGACGACCTCAGGAGCGTCCGAAGTGGGCGCATCAGACAGAATCGGCAAGACCTTGCCGAGAGATTTGACGTGTCCATTTGTGTCCTGGGCTCCCCTCGCTTTACCTGTGGCCGCCACTACTGGGAGGTGGACGTGGGAACAAGCACAGAATGGGACCTGGGAGTCTGCAGAGAATCTGTTCGCCGCAAAGGGAGGATCCAGCTGACCACAGAGCGTGGATTCTGGACTGTGAGTTTGAGGGATGGAAGCCGCCTCTCTGCCAACACGGAGCCGCTGACTTTCCTCTTCGTAGACCGCAAGTTACAGCGAGTGGGGATTTTTCTGGATACGGGCATGCAGAACGTTTCCTTTTTTGATGCTGAAGGTGGTTCCCATGTCTATACATTCAGGAGCGTCTCTGCtgaggagccactgcgcccgtttTTGGCTCCTTCAATTCCACCTAATGGTGATCAGGGTGTCTTGAGCATCTGTCCTGTGATGAACTCAGGCACTACTGATGCTCCAGTCCATCCTGGGGAGGCCAAACAAACCCCcactgcaaaaaaacaaaaaacaggttaA
- the LOC100455919 gene encoding ret finger protein-like 2, translated as MEVAELGFPETVVSQSRICLCAVLCGHWDFADTMLIRGLSLIRLEGVEGRDPVGGGNLTNKRPSCAPSPQDLSSQWKQLQDRGASSRRVDMAALFQEASSCPVCSDYLEKPMSLECGCAVCLKCINSLQKEPHGEDLLCCCCSTVSQRNNLRLNRKLERLVSHIKELEPKLKKILQMNPRMRKFQVDMTLDADTANDFLLISDDLRSVRSGRIRQNRQDLAERFDVSICVLGSPRFTCGRHYWEVDVGTSTEWDLGVCRESVHRKGKIQLTTERGFWTVSLRDGSCLSANTEPLTFLFVDRKLQRVGIFLDTGMQNVSFFDAEGGSHVYTFRSVSAEEPLRPLLAPSVPPNGDQGVLSICPVMNSGTTDAPVHPGEAKQTPTAKKQKTG; from the exons ATGGAGGTGGCTGAATTAGGCTTCCCAGAGACTGTGGTGTCCCAGTCCAGGATCTGTCTATGTGCTGTATTGTGTGGCCACTGGGACTTTGCAGACACAATGCTGATAAGGGGCCTGAG CCTCATTAGGTTAGAGGGTGTGGAAGGGCgtgacccagtgggaggtgggaATCTCACCAATAAAAGGCCGTCGTGTGCCCCTTCCCCACAAGACCTGAGCTCCCAGTGGAAGCAGCTGCAGGACAGAGGAGCTTCCAGCAGAAGAG TGGACATGGCTGCACTCTTCCAAGAAGCAAGCAGCTGTCCCGTCTGCTCAGACTATCTAGAGAAACCAATGTCCCTGGAGTGTGGATGCGCCGTCTGCCTCAAATGCATCAATTCACTGCAGAAGGAGCCCCATGGGGAGGATCTACTTTGCTGTTGCTGTTCCACGGTCTCTCAGAGGAACAACCTCAGGCTCAATCGAAAGCTAGAGAGGCTGGTTTCCCACATCAAGGAACTGGAGCCCAAGCTGAAGAAGATTCTGCAGATGAACCCAAGGATGCGGAAGTTCCAAG tGGATATGACCTTGGATGCCGACACAGCCAACGACTTCCTCCTCATTTCTGACGACCTCAGGAGCGTCCGAAGTGGGCGCATCAGACAGAATCGGCAAGACCTTGCCGAGAGATTTGACGTGTCCATTTGTGTCCTGGGCTCCCCTCGCTTTACCTGTGGCCGCCACTACTGGGAGGTGGACGTGGGAACAAGCACAGAATGGGACCTGGGAGTCTGCAGAGAATCTGTTCACCGCAAAGGGAAGATCCAGCTGACCACAGAGCGTGGATTCTGGACTGTGAGTTTGAGGGATGGAAGCTGCCTCTCTGCCAACACGGAGCCGCTGACTTTCCTCTTCGTAGACCGCAAGTTACAGCGAGTGGGGATTTTTCTGGATACGGGCATGCAGAACGTTTCCTTTTTTGATGCTGAAGGTGGTTCCCATGTCTATACATTCAGGAGCGTCTCTGCtgaggagccactgcgcccgcttTTGGCTCCTTCAGTTCCACCTAATGGTGATCAGGGTGTCTTGAGCATCTGTCCTGTGATGAACTCAGGCACTACTGATGCTCCAGTCCATCCTGGGGAGGCCAAACAAACCCCcactgcaaaaaaacaaaaaacaggctaa